One segment of Radiobacillus kanasensis DNA contains the following:
- a CDS encoding family 1 encapsulin nanocompartment shell protein, with product MAQGESRFPGGPLTQWQWDRMEDIVVETAADKIVAARFLDIYGPIGSGYQSINNPIYTKPEPASISMYGDELDVAKPDKSKTLDIPILYKDFIIHWRDMEQAEETDKPLDFSGAASAASDVALKEDDLIFNGSESLSIPGLMNVMGREKVQCSDWSSQEGNAFQDIVDARNKLMENGHTGPFAMALSPEAYAQLHQVHGDSKVLEIEHVRGLFEDGVYQSSQIKNGCGVIVATGEQNVDIAIAQDVTVYFLNDDTLNSYFRVLECLVPRIKRPTAICTLEN from the coding sequence GTGGCGCAGGGAGAATCAAGATTTCCTGGGGGGCCGTTAACACAATGGCAGTGGGACCGTATGGAGGATATAGTTGTCGAAACAGCCGCTGACAAAATTGTTGCCGCTCGATTTCTAGATATATATGGACCAATTGGTTCAGGATATCAGTCAATAAACAATCCCATTTATACGAAGCCAGAACCAGCTAGTATTAGTATGTATGGCGATGAATTAGACGTTGCTAAACCGGATAAAAGTAAAACCCTAGATATTCCTATCTTATACAAGGATTTTATCATCCATTGGCGTGATATGGAGCAAGCAGAAGAAACCGATAAACCACTTGATTTTTCTGGAGCCGCAAGTGCAGCAAGTGATGTGGCATTAAAAGAGGATGACTTAATCTTTAATGGGTCAGAATCGTTAAGCATACCTGGCTTAATGAACGTGATGGGGAGAGAGAAAGTGCAATGTAGTGATTGGTCCAGTCAAGAAGGGAATGCCTTTCAAGATATCGTGGATGCAAGAAATAAACTGATGGAAAATGGTCATACTGGGCCTTTTGCTATGGCTTTATCACCGGAAGCATATGCTCAACTCCATCAGGTTCATGGTGATTCAAAAGTGTTAGAAATTGAACATGTTCGTGGTTTATTCGAAGATGGGGTCTATCAATCATCGCAAATTAAAAATGGATGTGGTGTCATAGTCGCAACAGGAGAGCAAAATGTCGATATTGCAATCGCACAGGATGTTACGGTTTACTTTTTAAATGATGATACGTTAAACAGTTATTTTAGAGTGCTGGAATGTTTAGTGCCAAGAATCAAACGTCCTACTGCGATTTGCACGTTGGAAAATTAA
- a CDS encoding carbohydrate ABC transporter permease, translated as MKSPGKKTLLILLATVMAILFLIPIVWMISTSFKSDFEAIAGGLNWIPKQFTWENYTYTLFSDMITVPIFKWMFNSIFVGIAGTAIIVAVDAMAAYGLARLDVPFKKFLFPLFISTLMIPFVITFLPMYMQFSQLGLLNTYAALIFPYTANAFGVFLLYQFFRGFPKELEEAAVLDGANKWKIFTRVVLPSARPIMWTLAIFSFMQIYNDFLWPLVATNTPEMRTITTGIAIMQQGSFVSSFGKLMALTTIATVPILILFLIGQKQLIKGITQTGIK; from the coding sequence ATGAAAAGCCCTGGCAAAAAAACATTACTAATCTTATTAGCAACCGTTATGGCTATTTTGTTCCTTATTCCGATCGTTTGGATGATCTCCACCTCCTTCAAAAGTGACTTTGAAGCAATAGCTGGTGGGTTGAATTGGATCCCTAAACAATTCACCTGGGAGAATTACACGTACACCTTATTCTCCGATATGATTACGGTACCTATTTTTAAGTGGATGTTTAACTCCATTTTTGTAGGAATCGCTGGTACTGCGATTATCGTTGCCGTGGATGCAATGGCCGCATATGGTCTGGCAAGATTAGATGTGCCATTTAAGAAATTCCTATTTCCTTTATTCATCAGTACATTAATGATCCCTTTTGTCATTACATTTTTACCGATGTACATGCAATTTAGCCAATTAGGCCTCTTAAACACGTATGCAGCATTAATTTTCCCTTATACGGCCAATGCATTTGGAGTGTTCCTACTGTACCAATTTTTCAGAGGGTTCCCGAAAGAATTGGAAGAAGCAGCTGTCCTAGATGGTGCAAACAAATGGAAGATTTTCACTAGAGTCGTTCTTCCGTCAGCCCGACCTATCATGTGGACATTAGCGATCTTTTCCTTTATGCAAATCTACAACGATTTCCTGTGGCCACTAGTCGCAACAAATACACCAGAGATGCGGACGATTACAACAGGAATTGCCATTATGCAACAAGGAAGCTTTGTTTCCTCCTTCGGAAAACTGATGGCCCTAACAACGATTGCTACTGTACCAATCTTGATTCTATTTTTAATTGGACAAAAACAACTCATAAAAGGAATTACGCAAACTGGGATTAAATAA
- a CDS encoding amidase, whose protein sequence is MDVQTYMNYDALGLAELVEKKEVSPKELIEVAFERLEAVNPELQAVIRTRKEQAVQEIGKEHGPFSGVPILLKDISQAIEGEKLTAGAKLLKNHVAKHDSNFVSRIRTAGFSIIGQTNTPEFGLKNITDPQLYGPTKNPWNTEHYAGGSSGGATSAVASGIVPLAGASDGGGSIRIPASFTGLFGLKPTRGRTPVGPGVGRQWQGASIDFAVSRTVRDSAALLDWMQTIQPEAAFQTPLFEGSYLEETMKQSKRKYRVAFSMKSPVDTPVSFEAQRAVQKVVSWLEKEGHYVEEKDNGVDGVRLMHNYYLMNNGEIASMLESMEKGLGRDVTLDDVELITWALYQSGKYVTASEFTQSLTEWDNASAKMADLHKEYDFYITPTNADVAPRLGELEVSEEIKERLIHIARKTKKEQQRLVYDMFLPSLTFTPFTQLANLTGQPAMTVPVHLTEGGLPIGVQFMAPKGKENWLFAVAAELERSPIWVGMNGNPMM, encoded by the coding sequence ATGGATGTCCAAACATATATGAACTACGACGCGCTAGGCTTAGCTGAACTAGTCGAGAAAAAAGAAGTGTCACCTAAGGAGTTAATCGAAGTCGCTTTTGAACGATTGGAGGCTGTTAACCCGGAGCTTCAAGCAGTCATTCGAACGAGAAAGGAACAAGCTGTGCAGGAAATTGGGAAAGAACATGGCCCGTTTTCTGGTGTACCCATTCTCCTTAAGGACATTTCGCAGGCTATCGAAGGGGAGAAGCTGACTGCTGGTGCTAAACTGTTGAAGAATCATGTTGCCAAACATGACTCTAACTTTGTATCCCGAATCCGTACAGCAGGATTTTCGATTATTGGTCAAACGAATACACCAGAGTTTGGCTTGAAAAATATCACTGATCCACAGCTTTATGGTCCTACCAAAAATCCATGGAATACGGAGCATTATGCAGGAGGTTCGAGTGGCGGGGCAACGTCAGCGGTGGCTTCTGGAATTGTTCCTTTAGCGGGGGCTAGCGATGGAGGGGGATCGATTCGAATTCCTGCTTCCTTTACCGGACTATTCGGGCTAAAACCAACCCGTGGGAGAACTCCAGTTGGTCCGGGAGTCGGTCGTCAGTGGCAAGGTGCTTCGATTGATTTTGCTGTTTCACGTACGGTTCGGGATAGTGCGGCTTTATTGGATTGGATGCAAACGATTCAGCCAGAAGCTGCTTTTCAAACACCGTTATTTGAAGGAAGTTATTTAGAAGAAACGATGAAACAATCGAAGCGCAAATATCGAGTTGCCTTTTCGATGAAATCGCCAGTAGACACACCAGTAAGCTTTGAAGCACAAAGGGCAGTACAAAAGGTTGTTAGCTGGTTAGAAAAAGAGGGACACTATGTGGAGGAAAAGGACAATGGGGTAGATGGGGTGCGCTTAATGCACAACTACTACTTGATGAATAACGGAGAAATTGCATCTATGCTTGAGTCTATGGAAAAAGGCTTAGGAAGAGATGTGACACTTGATGATGTCGAACTTATCACATGGGCTCTTTATCAATCTGGAAAATACGTAACAGCTTCGGAATTTACACAAAGTTTGACAGAATGGGACAATGCTAGTGCGAAAATGGCAGATTTACATAAGGAATATGACTTTTACATAACCCCTACGAATGCAGATGTTGCACCTAGGTTAGGGGAATTAGAAGTGAGCGAGGAAATAAAAGAACGCTTGATTCATATTGCTAGGAAAACCAAAAAAGAACAACAGCGTCTCGTTTACGATATGTTTTTACCTAGCTTAACTTTTACCCCGTTTACTCAACTAGCCAACTTAACTGGTCAACCAGCTATGACGGTGCCGGTACATCTGACCGAAGGTGGACTTCCCATAGGAGTTCAGTTTATGGCACCAAAAGGAAAGGAAAATTGGTTGTTTGCTGTAGCTGCAGAGCTGGAAAGAAGCCCTATCTGGGTTGGGATGAACGGAAATCCGATGATGTAA
- a CDS encoding IS110 family RNA-guided transposase, protein MKLFAGLDVSSFDIKVCLLNGEGDKLRTFTVSNDLPGATELRNSILECVKGQKVDTLKIGLESTSVYSFHPSMFFHNDESLKALGTQVFVMNPKQIKNFKKSYSDMDKTDEIDAFVIADYLRFGRANMSVVKESQYIALQQLTRSRYQLVHQVTKEKQHFLQHLSFKCNTFQEEVDSSVFGNAMMELFFEKFSLEELSQMPLEDLAAFLQEKGKNRFGDPECVARSIQKAVRSSYRLDKVVEDSIDLILGTTIEVIRTLQKQIKEIDKAIKRIMAGLTETLETIPGIGPVFSAGIIAEIGQIERFDDETKIAKYAGLYWRKNQSGRFTAEDTSLSRNGNQYLRYYLVEAANSVRRQVPEYQEYYAKKYKEVPKHQHKRALVLTARKLVRLVDALLRNHQVYTSKRSVNE, encoded by the coding sequence ATGAAATTATTTGCTGGATTAGATGTTAGTTCTTTTGATATCAAGGTTTGTTTACTAAATGGTGAAGGAGACAAACTCAGAACCTTCACCGTATCCAATGATTTACCAGGTGCTACAGAATTACGAAATTCTATATTAGAGTGTGTAAAAGGCCAAAAGGTTGATACACTCAAAATCGGTCTTGAGTCTACGTCGGTTTATAGCTTTCATCCATCTATGTTTTTTCATAATGACGAGTCACTCAAGGCACTTGGTACACAAGTTTTTGTTATGAATCCCAAACAGATAAAGAACTTTAAGAAGAGTTATAGCGATATGGACAAAACCGATGAGATTGATGCGTTTGTTATCGCCGATTATCTTCGCTTTGGCCGGGCCAATATGTCTGTTGTTAAAGAGAGCCAATATATAGCGCTCCAACAACTTACACGCTCAAGATATCAACTCGTTCATCAAGTGACAAAAGAAAAGCAGCACTTTCTCCAACACTTGAGTTTCAAATGCAATACCTTTCAAGAGGAAGTGGACTCTTCCGTTTTTGGTAATGCGATGATGGAACTCTTTTTCGAGAAATTTAGCTTGGAAGAACTGTCACAAATGCCATTGGAAGATCTAGCTGCATTCCTTCAAGAGAAAGGGAAAAATCGTTTTGGAGATCCCGAATGTGTAGCGAGATCCATTCAAAAAGCTGTCCGTTCTTCCTATCGATTAGATAAGGTTGTTGAAGATTCTATTGATCTCATCCTTGGCACCACTATTGAAGTGATTCGCACACTTCAGAAACAAATAAAAGAGATTGATAAAGCCATAAAACGAATCATGGCTGGATTAACCGAAACACTTGAAACTATCCCTGGCATTGGACCTGTGTTTTCTGCTGGCATTATTGCTGAAATTGGCCAAATTGAACGCTTTGATGATGAGACAAAGATTGCTAAATACGCGGGCCTCTATTGGCGTAAAAATCAATCAGGACGCTTTACAGCTGAAGATACTTCGCTATCTCGTAATGGGAATCAGTATCTTAGATATTACCTTGTTGAAGCCGCCAACTCGGTAAGAAGACAAGTTCCTGAGTACCAAGAGTATTACGCGAAGAAATACAAAGAAGTACCAAAACACCAACATAAAAGGGCACTCGTCTTAACCGCAAGAAAATTAGTACGTTTGGTTGATGCGCTACTACGCAATCACCAAGTCTACACGTCGAAAAGGAGCGTGAATGAATGA
- a CDS encoding ArsR/SmtB family transcription factor has protein sequence MRTLQLTFEDAIEVCKAISNKHRMAILKLLSERPHNVNELSERLGLPFSTTAVNVKKLEDVQLISTELLPGRGTQKVNTKTYDQIIIDIGPKETNQGQMLTYEMPVGDYADCHVEPSCGIVGLDDYIGMQDDPRSFYEAERVQGELIFFRTGYVEYRFPNRLPYGKSAKQIEFSAELCSEAPLHRLDWPSDITFWLNGHELGTWTSPGDFGGERGLLTPTWWMTNHTQYGLLKNWKVTNDGVYLDGMKVSDAFTIETLAIQDKPYISFKIGIKEDSPNQGGLNLFGSKFGNYEQGILMKLQYTD, from the coding sequence ATGAGAACGTTGCAATTAACCTTTGAAGATGCCATCGAGGTTTGTAAAGCTATATCCAATAAACACCGTATGGCTATTCTAAAACTATTAAGTGAGAGACCTCATAACGTAAATGAACTATCCGAAAGATTAGGTTTACCTTTTTCAACGACAGCGGTCAATGTCAAGAAGCTCGAGGATGTTCAGTTAATTTCAACGGAACTACTCCCCGGACGTGGTACTCAAAAAGTAAATACAAAAACCTACGATCAAATTATTATTGATATTGGTCCTAAGGAAACCAACCAAGGTCAAATGCTAACCTATGAGATGCCAGTTGGCGATTATGCAGACTGTCATGTTGAACCAAGTTGTGGCATTGTTGGACTGGATGATTACATAGGAATGCAGGATGATCCAAGGTCTTTTTACGAGGCAGAGCGAGTACAAGGTGAACTCATTTTCTTTCGAACAGGTTATGTCGAATACCGATTTCCGAATAGACTACCTTATGGAAAATCTGCAAAACAAATCGAATTTAGTGCAGAATTATGTTCAGAAGCACCTTTACATCGTTTAGATTGGCCATCCGATATTACGTTTTGGCTAAATGGACATGAATTGGGAACATGGACTTCTCCTGGCGACTTCGGGGGTGAACGAGGACTATTAACCCCTACTTGGTGGATGACCAATCACACCCAATACGGGCTATTAAAAAATTGGAAAGTAACAAACGATGGGGTCTATCTGGACGGCATGAAAGTATCCGACGCTTTCACTATTGAAACCCTTGCTATTCAAGATAAACCCTACATTTCCTTCAAAATCGGAATAAAAGAAGATTCCCCTAATCAAGGTGGATTAAATCTATTCGGATCTAAATTCGGAAATTACGAACAAGGAATCTTGATGAAACTGCAATATACAGATTAA
- a CDS encoding ABC transporter substrate-binding protein gives MEKCKKWLGLGLLLILISLLAACSGNDGTPTTSDEGGESDTSEISFWAPFSGPDGPKMKEIVDAYNKSQDKYKVNFQIVPQTEYYKTVDLAFNGEKNMPDVLIMHGDQIFTYSEKDVLKNLNDLMGDVITKEQYHEKGIEGATVNGNLFGVPLDIHPLLFYWNKDLFEAAGLDPDSPPQTREEFLQYAEKLTDTDKNQYGFAVPTLWPQQFIFPTIVAQNGGQLYKDGSVNFTSDAVVNALQFERDLIEKYKVSPENVQQDGEVTLFLQGKNAMHLNGPWMLKQWQDAGINFGVAPVPQLGTEQQAVYANSHNFVIPKDVKENKVEGITDFIKYVGDNGMAWAESGQAPASKAIYESDEFQEVNKQSPQVAKQFDYVTFTPDVENWGLATDPLFEAINLTLLGEKSAEEALAEAQEKATKALSN, from the coding sequence ATGGAAAAATGTAAAAAATGGCTAGGACTTGGATTGTTGTTAATCCTTATTAGCTTATTAGCTGCATGTAGTGGGAACGATGGTACGCCTACCACTTCTGATGAAGGTGGGGAATCAGATACATCCGAAATTTCCTTCTGGGCACCATTCTCCGGTCCTGATGGTCCGAAGATGAAGGAAATTGTGGACGCCTATAACAAATCTCAAGACAAGTACAAGGTTAATTTCCAAATTGTCCCGCAAACGGAATATTACAAAACAGTAGATTTGGCTTTCAATGGGGAAAAGAATATGCCAGATGTCCTGATCATGCACGGCGATCAAATCTTTACTTATTCGGAAAAAGATGTTCTGAAAAACCTCAATGATTTAATGGGAGATGTCATTACAAAAGAACAATATCATGAAAAGGGAATTGAAGGTGCAACCGTAAACGGAAATCTTTTTGGAGTCCCTTTAGATATTCATCCCCTTCTCTTTTATTGGAACAAGGACCTTTTTGAAGCAGCAGGACTAGATCCAGATTCTCCACCACAAACAAGAGAAGAATTTTTACAGTATGCCGAAAAGTTAACAGATACAGATAAAAACCAATATGGATTTGCTGTCCCTACGCTATGGCCACAGCAGTTTATTTTCCCAACCATCGTTGCACAGAATGGTGGACAGCTTTATAAAGACGGATCAGTAAACTTTACGTCAGATGCTGTTGTAAATGCTCTACAGTTTGAAAGAGACTTAATTGAAAAATACAAAGTATCCCCTGAAAACGTTCAACAAGATGGGGAAGTAACGTTATTCCTACAAGGTAAAAATGCGATGCACCTAAATGGACCGTGGATGCTTAAGCAATGGCAAGATGCTGGAATTAACTTTGGAGTTGCTCCTGTTCCGCAGTTAGGTACCGAACAACAAGCCGTTTATGCCAACTCTCATAACTTTGTCATTCCTAAAGATGTAAAGGAAAACAAAGTGGAAGGAATCACAGACTTCATTAAATATGTGGGAGACAACGGAATGGCTTGGGCAGAGTCCGGGCAAGCACCTGCATCCAAAGCCATTTATGAGAGTGACGAATTCCAAGAAGTGAACAAACAATCTCCACAAGTTGCCAAGCAATTTGATTATGTAACCTTTACTCCTGATGTAGAAAATTGGGGTCTAGCAACAGATCCACTTTTTGAAGCAATCAACCTTACATTACTTGGGGAAAAGAGTGCAGAAGAGGCTCTAGCGGAGGCACAAGAAAAAGCTACTAAAGCACTAAGTAATTAA
- a CDS encoding cytochrome b/b6 domain-containing protein has protein sequence MSKRKRNPPFDMMLHWISAILVFLLMISGMSIIGAKFSWIFGDHFALADITHRIVGVFWVLWMLVIVCYEVYQMVTSKIPKRRWIPIGMKGFGGFNLTTSLLMIFSGFLLWFLPSVPFIYATFAFAIHEFFAFFLLFAIVWHIIKKRHVFRVTIFRKKSGK, from the coding sequence ATGAGCAAACGAAAAAGAAACCCTCCCTTTGATATGATGTTACATTGGATATCCGCAATCTTAGTATTTTTGTTAATGATTAGTGGGATGAGTATTATTGGGGCGAAGTTTAGTTGGATATTTGGAGATCACTTTGCGCTTGCAGATATTACACATCGTATTGTCGGTGTTTTTTGGGTTCTATGGATGTTAGTTATTGTTTGTTATGAAGTCTATCAAATGGTGACGAGTAAGATCCCAAAACGGAGATGGATTCCTATTGGGATGAAAGGTTTTGGTGGCTTTAATTTAACTACCTCCTTACTAATGATTTTTAGCGGGTTTCTCTTGTGGTTTTTGCCTTCTGTTCCCTTTATTTATGCAACCTTTGCTTTTGCTATCCATGAGTTCTTTGCCTTTTTTCTCTTATTTGCTATCGTCTGGCACATTATTAAAAAACGCCATGTCTTCCGAGTAACCATATTCAGAAAAAAAAGTGGGAAGTAA
- a CDS encoding MSCRAMM family adhesin SdrC: MSRFGVAIILLLTLCFFIPFHGVQAETSISNLQKEIDVLKKEMEELKKTLANNGSNEQKSETEKSAETSNQSSQSSNAIKAFENIEKSLNELKQIVTGSNSNNADGTTDESNKSNNQSTSTAEEINQIKKSIEQLQQALGNGQSGNSNSMDQQNSGSTNGMQEQSNGNSGQSMGSMDQSQQNSGSEVSKDAGNDNLFSNIVTVFKIILMVLVLILVISLVAYFISLIKEKGAERKKKHQEKD; encoded by the coding sequence ATGTCAAGGTTCGGTGTAGCTATCATATTGTTACTGACATTGTGTTTTTTTATCCCTTTTCATGGGGTGCAGGCCGAAACGTCGATAAGCAATCTCCAAAAGGAAATAGACGTATTGAAAAAAGAAATGGAAGAGCTTAAAAAAACGTTGGCGAATAATGGCTCCAATGAGCAAAAATCGGAAACGGAAAAATCAGCGGAGACGAGTAATCAATCCTCACAATCATCTAATGCAATCAAAGCCTTTGAAAATATAGAGAAAAGTTTGAATGAGTTAAAGCAAATTGTTACGGGGAGTAATTCCAACAACGCGGACGGCACAACAGATGAATCGAATAAATCAAACAATCAATCGACAAGTACAGCGGAAGAAATTAATCAGATCAAAAAAAGCATCGAGCAGTTACAACAGGCGTTGGGAAATGGTCAGTCGGGAAATTCCAATTCTATGGACCAACAAAATTCCGGCTCAACGAATGGAATGCAGGAGCAGAGCAACGGGAACTCCGGTCAATCAATGGGAAGTATGGATCAGTCTCAACAAAACTCTGGTTCTGAAGTTTCAAAGGATGCAGGTAATGATAACCTTTTCAGTAATATCGTTACCGTATTTAAGATTATCTTAATGGTCTTAGTATTGATATTAGTCATTAGTTTAGTCGCTTATTTTATCAGTCTGATCAAAGAAAAAGGTGCGGAACGAAAGAAAAAACACCAAGAGAAGGACTGA
- a CDS encoding carbohydrate ABC transporter permease has translation MASQNRKKNKNLNTKFTSFLFVLPYLLLFIGFMLIPLVYGIYISFHDYNLLSKEHPFIGFANYVEIFTPDSALSTMFLEGLWKTFQFVLYSVPLLVIIGLALALLLNALPKKIRGLFRTIYFIPYAISVSVISIIFLWILDTNSGFLNIFLMKLGMDQPIAWLTEQPFAWVSIVAATIWWTIGFNMIIFINALNEVPEEYYEAAAIDGASAWSKFVHITLPTIRPIMLFVVITSTIASFNVYGQPYLMTRGGPGDSTEVLLIEIVEQAFTQRELGSASAMAILMALLMMIISVIQFKIANPAKDLR, from the coding sequence ATGGCAAGTCAGAATAGGAAGAAAAACAAGAATCTAAACACTAAGTTCACATCATTTCTGTTTGTTCTTCCCTACCTACTTTTGTTTATAGGCTTTATGCTTATTCCACTAGTTTACGGGATTTACATTAGCTTTCATGATTATAACTTATTATCCAAAGAGCATCCTTTCATTGGATTTGCAAACTACGTAGAAATCTTCACACCAGATTCGGCTTTATCAACCATGTTCCTAGAAGGTCTTTGGAAAACATTTCAATTTGTCTTATACTCTGTTCCACTATTGGTTATTATCGGGCTGGCTTTGGCTCTGTTACTAAATGCATTACCTAAAAAAATAAGAGGATTATTTCGGACCATCTATTTCATTCCTTATGCGATTTCGGTTTCGGTTATATCTATTATTTTTCTATGGATTCTAGATACAAACTCAGGTTTTTTAAATATCTTCTTAATGAAGCTAGGAATGGATCAGCCTATCGCATGGTTAACGGAGCAACCCTTTGCTTGGGTATCTATTGTTGCCGCAACTATCTGGTGGACCATTGGTTTTAACATGATTATCTTTATAAACGCTCTTAATGAAGTGCCGGAGGAGTATTATGAAGCAGCGGCCATTGACGGTGCAAGTGCCTGGAGCAAGTTTGTTCACATCACATTACCAACGATACGACCGATTATGCTATTCGTCGTCATCACATCAACGATTGCATCGTTTAACGTATATGGTCAGCCCTATTTAATGACACGAGGTGGACCAGGCGACTCCACAGAAGTTCTTCTCATAGAAATTGTCGAGCAGGCGTTTACCCAACGGGAACTTGGTTCTGCATCAGCTATGGCGATTCTAATGGCCTTGCTTATGATGATTATCTCCGTTATTCAATTCAAAATCGCTAACCCAGCTAAAGACCTGCGGTAA
- a CDS encoding family 43 glycosylhydrolase, translated as MIAFILVLMTSCSNNSNQTTYTNPVFEPVLADPAIIKGKDGYFYAYGTEDAWGDQSETKLVPILRSSNLVDWEYAGEAFQTKPSWKGSGSIWAPDITFYKEKYYLYYSLSIWGDANPGIGVAVSEKPSGPFQDKGKLFTSEEIGVANSIDPYFYFEDDQPYLFWGSFHGIYGVKLSEDGLAVSGEPFQIAGDAFEAPYIIERNDYYYFFGSKGSCCDGQNSTYYVAVARSKQLDGPYVDQNGESLMKNGGTTILESSESSNFAGPGHNAIMQDDEGQDWIVYHAIEKEEPLLWTGATRRPLMIDPIIWKDGWPTVEKGLPSETEQNGPVMKD; from the coding sequence ATGATAGCTTTCATTCTCGTACTCATGACAAGCTGTTCGAACAACTCCAACCAAACGACGTACACCAACCCAGTATTCGAACCAGTTCTCGCCGATCCGGCTATCATTAAAGGAAAAGATGGTTATTTTTATGCGTATGGAACAGAAGATGCTTGGGGGGATCAGTCCGAAACAAAACTAGTACCCATCCTTAGATCTAGCAATCTCGTGGACTGGGAGTATGCTGGGGAAGCTTTTCAAACGAAACCTTCTTGGAAAGGATCTGGAAGTATTTGGGCTCCAGATATTACATTTTACAAAGAGAAATATTACCTTTACTATTCATTATCCATCTGGGGTGATGCTAATCCAGGAATCGGAGTAGCAGTTTCCGAAAAACCAAGTGGTCCGTTTCAAGATAAAGGAAAGCTTTTTACAAGTGAAGAAATTGGAGTAGCCAACTCTATCGATCCTTATTTCTATTTCGAAGACGATCAGCCCTACTTATTCTGGGGAAGCTTCCATGGAATATACGGAGTCAAGCTATCCGAAGATGGGCTTGCTGTCAGCGGAGAACCCTTCCAGATTGCTGGGGACGCTTTCGAAGCACCTTATATAATCGAAAGAAATGACTACTACTATTTCTTTGGGTCAAAAGGATCTTGTTGCGATGGTCAAAACAGTACGTACTATGTCGCAGTCGCCAGATCAAAGCAATTAGATGGACCTTATGTGGATCAAAATGGAGAGTCTCTTATGAAAAATGGTGGTACTACCATACTTGAATCCTCTGAATCTAGTAATTTTGCAGGACCGGGACATAATGCCATTATGCAAGACGATGAGGGACAAGATTGGATTGTGTACCATGCCATAGAAAAAGAGGAACCTCTATTATGGACAGGTGCAACAAGACGCCCACTCATGATTGATCCGATCATTTGGAAAGATGGGTGGCCAACGGTTGAAAAAGGACTTCCCAGTGAAACAGAACAGAATGGCCCTGTGATGAAAGATTGA